One region of Thunnus albacares chromosome 20, fThuAlb1.1, whole genome shotgun sequence genomic DNA includes:
- the cbx1b gene encoding chromobox protein homolog 1b isoform X1, producing the protein MSMSLTTEPPNDGPTVTEASTPAETKMTSPEPKKEKKPEDVAEEEEEEEEYVVEKVLNRRVVKGRVEYLLKWKGFSDEDNTWEPEDNLDCPDLIAEFLQSQKSAQEGKRKAAGEAEGDDSKSKKKKDETEKLRGFARGLDPERIIGATDSTGELMFLMKWKNSDEADLVPAKEANVKCPQVVISFYEERLTWHSYPTEDEKKDDKN; encoded by the exons CGTCTACCCCGGCAGAGACCAAAATGACTTCGCCTGAGCCGAAGAAGGAAAAGAAGCCAGAAGACGTagcggaggaagaggaggaggaggaagaataCGTAGTGGAAAAGGTCCTGAATCGGCGGGTTGTGAAAGGGAGAGTAGAGTACCTTCTCAAGTGGAAAGGCTTCTCTGA TGAAGATAACACGTGGGAGCCAGAGGACAACTTGGACTGTCCGGACTTGATTGCAGAATTTCTGCAGTCCCAGAAATCAGCacaggaaggaaagaggaaggCAGCCGGAGAAGCGGAAGGAGATGACAGTaaatcaaagaagaagaaagacgaA ACAGAGAAGCTAAGAGGCTTCGCTCGAGGTCTGGATCCAGAAAGGATTATCGGCGCCACAGATTCGACGGGAGAACTCATGTTCCTCATGAAATG gAAAAATTCTGACGAGGCTGACCTGGTCCCGGCGAAGGAGGCCAACGTCAAGTGTCCGCAGGTGGTCATCTCGTTCTATGAGGAGCGACTTACTTGGCACTCGTACCCGACTGAGGATGAGAAAAAGGATGACAAAAACTAA
- the cbx1b gene encoding chromobox protein homolog 1b isoform X2: MTSPEPKKEKKPEDVAEEEEEEEEYVVEKVLNRRVVKGRVEYLLKWKGFSDEDNTWEPEDNLDCPDLIAEFLQSQKSAQEGKRKAAGEAEGDDSKSKKKKDETEKLRGFARGLDPERIIGATDSTGELMFLMKWKNSDEADLVPAKEANVKCPQVVISFYEERLTWHSYPTEDEKKDDKN, translated from the exons ATGACTTCGCCTGAGCCGAAGAAGGAAAAGAAGCCAGAAGACGTagcggaggaagaggaggaggaggaagaataCGTAGTGGAAAAGGTCCTGAATCGGCGGGTTGTGAAAGGGAGAGTAGAGTACCTTCTCAAGTGGAAAGGCTTCTCTGA TGAAGATAACACGTGGGAGCCAGAGGACAACTTGGACTGTCCGGACTTGATTGCAGAATTTCTGCAGTCCCAGAAATCAGCacaggaaggaaagaggaaggCAGCCGGAGAAGCGGAAGGAGATGACAGTaaatcaaagaagaagaaagacgaA ACAGAGAAGCTAAGAGGCTTCGCTCGAGGTCTGGATCCAGAAAGGATTATCGGCGCCACAGATTCGACGGGAGAACTCATGTTCCTCATGAAATG gAAAAATTCTGACGAGGCTGACCTGGTCCCGGCGAAGGAGGCCAACGTCAAGTGTCCGCAGGTGGTCATCTCGTTCTATGAGGAGCGACTTACTTGGCACTCGTACCCGACTGAGGATGAGAAAAAGGATGACAAAAACTAA
- the nfe2l1b gene encoding endoplasmic reticulum membrane sensor NFE2L1b: MLYLKKYFTEGLIQFTILLSLIGVRVDVDTYLSNQLPPLREIILGPSSAYTQTQFHNLRNTLDGYGIHPKSVDLDHFFTTRRLLNQVRQLDRLSVPSTELNTWLVHRDSETVVSASSQSSPSITLDNGAGLEDVNNPDATPAMRGGSGASESTYNLNAADGSLGAVAPEGNQEQESRDGNDDLTKEDIDLIDILWRQDIDLGAGREVFNYSNRQKESEEEKPNPPENKDGNEEQESWRNGVNLQGAQPVDGETGESIPEQLPGLGSQTSLSLQECLRLLEATFPFGEESEFPAPVVTPEISASTEEVPSTSQGLPVAPQLPPAEPQLDLEQQWQDIMAIMELQAMEVNSTNSSSGSDTSGTTESNPVGNFELSTRSTPINQDVSLHQASLPSCSQDFPQIFNTQLDSGSITPRTTMLRVSSSNSTNINSTFGATNLTGIFLPPHINSSSNNVTSTPILPDPFSTLLEESMLDEISLLDLAMEEGFSQAQASQLEDELDSDSGLSLDSSHSPASPSSSETSCSSAASSSSTSATFSEEGAVGYSTDSEVATVEPEEGAVGGYQPGYSKLCRMSYQDPSQFHSLPQLDSISHNHTYNLPLSSAFSEHPELPISTGKKTVRDKQSSKLQPPQDLLDKHSSRDERRARAMKIPFSNEKIINLPVEEFNELLAKHHLSEPQLALIRDIRRRGKNKMAAQNCRKRKLDTIINLEQGVQDLRRDKARLLKEKMEFIRSIRQMKQKMQSLYQEVFTQLRDEEGRPYPPSEYSLQYSADGSVLIMPRGMTTAEQNRKPEKKQKDKKK; encoded by the exons ATGCTTTACCTGAAAAAGTACTTCACAGAGGGCCTGATTCAGTTCACCATCCTTCTGAGTCTCATTGGGGTGCGGGTGGACGTTGACACCTATCTAAGCAATCAGCTGCCCCCACTGAGAGAGATCATCCTGGGCCCTAGCTCAGCCTACACCCAGACACAGTTTCACAACCTGCGCAACACGCTGGACGGCTATGGCATCCATCCAAAGAGTGTGGACCTGGACCATTTCTTCACCACTCGGCGGCTGCTGAACCAGGTGCGACAGCTGGATCGCCTCTCTGTGCCCAGTACCGAGCTCAACACCTGGCTAGTGCATCGTGACTCTGAGACTGTGGTGTCCGCCAGCAGCCAGTCCAGCCCCAGCATCACCCTGGACAATGGGGCCGGCCTAGAGGACGTTAACAACCCTGACGCTACCCCGGCCATGAGGGGAGGAAGTGGAGCATCTGAATCCACGTACAACCTGAACGCAGCGGACGGCAGCCTGGGAGCCGTGGCCCCAGAGGGCAACCAGGAGCAAGAAAGCAGGGATGGCAACGACGACCTCACCAAAGAG GACATTGACTTGATTGACATCCTATGGCGACAGGACATCGACCTTGGTGCAGGAAGAGAAGTGTTCAACTACAGCAACCGTCAGaaggagagtgaggaggagaagcCCAACCCACCAGAGAACAAAGACGGGAATGAGGAACAAGAGAGCTGGAGAAATGGAGTGAATTTACAAGGAGCTCAGCCAGTGGACGGGGAGACTGGAGAGAGCATTCCAGAGCAG CTCCCAGGACTTGGCTCACAGACGTCACTGTCTCTACAGGAATGCTTACGTCTGTTAGAGGCCACTTTCCCTTTTGGAGAAGAATCCGAG TTTCCAGCCCCGGTCGTCACTCCAGAAATATCAGCTTCCACTGAAGAAGTTCCTTCTACATCTCAGGGCCTCCCAGTGGCTCCACAGCTGCCCCCAGCAGAACCACAGTTAGACCTGGAGCAGCAGTGGCAAGACATCATGGCCATCATGGAGCTACAA GCAATGGAAGTGAACAGCACCAACTCCAGCAGCGGCAGCGACACAAGCGGGACAACCGAGTCAAACCCGGTGGGAAACTTTGAACTTTCTACTCGCTCCACACCGATAAACCAGGATGTCAGCCTTCACCAGGCCTCCCTCCCCAGCTGCAGCCAAGACTTCCCACAGATTTTCAACACCCAGTTAGACTCTGGCAGCATCACCCCGAGAACCACCATGCTCAGAGTGTCCTCCAGCAACTCCACCAACATCAACTCCACGTTCGGAGCCACTAACCTGACCGGGATCTTTCTCCCACCACACATCAACAGTTCCAGTAACAACGTCACATCCACGCCCATCCTGCCGGATCCGTTCAGCACCCTGCTGGAGGAGTCCATGCTCGACGAGATCAGCTTGCTGGACCTCGCCATGGAGGAGGGCTTCAGCCAGGCTCAGGCTTCCCAGTTGGAGGACGAGCTCGACTCAGATTCCGGTCTTTCCCTGGACTCCAGCCACAGCCCGGCTTCCCCGAGCAGCTCCGAGACGTCCTGCTCCTCCGCAGCTTCTTCCTCTTCAACCTCTGCCACGTTCTCAGAGGAGGGAGCTGTGGGGTACAGCACTGACTCTGAGGTGGCCACTGTGGAGCCAGAGGAAGGCGCTGTTGGCGGTTACCAGCCCGGGTACAGCAAGCTCTGCCGTATGAGCTATCAGGACCCCTCCCAGTTCCACAGCCTCCCTCAGCTCGACAGCATCAGCCACAATCACACCTATAACCTGCCGCTGTCCTCCGCGTTCTCAGAGCACCCGGAGCTCCCCATTTCAACCGGCAAGAAGACTGTCCGGGACAAACAGAGCTCAAAGCTTCAGCCTCCTCAGGACTTACTCGACAAGCACTCGAGTCGCGATGAACGCCGAGCCCGGGCCATGAAGATCCCCTTCTCCAACGAGAAGATCATCAACCTGCCCGTGGAGGAGTTCAACGAGCTCCTAGCCAAGCACCACCTGAGCGAACCCCAGCTAGCACTCATCCGCGACATCCGCAGGCGCGGCAAGAACAAGATGGCGGCACAGAACTGCCGCAAGCGCAAGCTGGACACCATCATAAACCTGGAGCAGGGCGTCCAAGACCTGAGGCGCGACAAGGCCCGTCTACTGAAGGAGAAGATGGAGTTCATCCGTTCCATCCGGCAGATGAAGCAGAAGATGCAGAGTCTGTACCAAGAGGTGTTCACACAGCTACGGGACGAGGAGGGCCGGCCCTACCCGCCCAGCGAGTACTCGCTCCAGTACAGCGCCGACGGCAGCGTGCTGATCATGCCCCGAGGCATGACAACTGCAGAGCAGAATCGTAAGCccgagaaaaaacaaaaagacaaaaagaagtgA